The region GCCTGCTTGATGGACGTAATCTTTTGAGAGAATCCGAAGGTAGGGGAGTTGAGCAGGGTCAGTAGTCTGAAACTGATTGAAACATCATTTTGCAAAGCCTCGGCCATGACCTGAAAATCAGGAGAAGGGTCTTCGATAAGCTTAAGCAGTTTGAGCTTTACAATTTCACCTGAACGCAGTTTCCTGCCGTTCACATTTTCCGGCCTTTTAAAGTAAAAACCTTGAAATAAGCTGAAGCCAAGCTTTCTGGCTAATTGGTATTGCTCAGTAGTTTCTACGCGTTTGGCGATAAGCTCGGTCTCGTATTGACCGCACATTTGGCAGATCTTTTCCAGCTTAGCTTCGCTTGAGGAAAGAAAGTCCACGATAATCGCATCGGCGTAAGCAATTAAAAATTCGCCCTGCGGTCTGGCCTCAAAATCATCAATGGCAATACAGAAACCGTCTTTGGATAATTCCTTCAACGCCTTGATAAGGTTGGGGGTGGGCGGTGTCGTCTCCGGTATCTGGACAACTGTCTTTCTGGCAGGCAGGGAGTATGGAACTTTGTCCATAATTGCTTTGTGGGAAAAATTGACTACGATTTTTACATTGTCAGGGATATTTTCCCCAGGGGCGGCACAAAGATCTGCCGCTACCATCAATGTCGCCTTGTAACTGTCTGAAATGTCAGCGCTGGTGGCTTCATGGCTGTTACGAAAAAGCAGCTCGTAGCCCCACAAGGATTGGTCTGCCTTTAAAATAGGCTGACGGGCGAAGAATATTTTGTCGTAAAGTGGTTCTCTGCCGGACATATTATTTTTACCTGCATACATTTGTTTCTTAACTATATTGTTTTGAAATGAATATCCAGAACTTCGCGATAATTAGAAGCGATATCATTTGTATGCAGAAAATAAAAAAGGCGGAACCGCAAAAAGCGGTTCCGCCTGAATGGTCTTGCGAAAAAACTCGCAGTACTTTCTTAACGCTTGGAGTACTGGAATTTAGCACGTGCGCCGGGCTGACCGTATTTTTTACGCTCTTTCTTACGAGCGTCACGAGTCAGGAGGCCTGCACGTTTGAGGATAGGACGAAGTTCAGGATCAACTTCAAGCAGTGCACGGGAGATACCGTGTCTTACTGCCTGTGCCTGACCTGCCACACCGCCACCGTCAGCGTTGACTTTGATGTCGAACTTGCCGAGGTTTTTGGTAAGTTTCAGGGGCTGCTGAACGATCATCTGCAGGGTTTTACGAGGAAAGTAATCTTCGTAAGGTTTACCGTTAACGGTGATTGCACCGGTTCCCTCATAAAGGCGGGTACGGGCAACAGCGTTTTTTCTTCTGCCAGTAGCGTAATTGAAATCTTTACTCATTTTATTGCTCCACCCTTAATTAGAATTCCAGTACTTTGGGCTGCTGCGCAGTGTGAGGATGATCAGTACCAGCGTAAACTTTCAGCTTTTTGATCATTTCTCTGCCGAGGCTGCTCTTAGGAAGCATGCCGCGAACTGCGGTCTCGATGACTACTTCAGGATTTTTTTCCAGCATAACCCGGAGGGTTCTGGATTTCAGACCACCGGGGTGGTTTGTGTGCTTGTAGTAGTACTTTTTGTCCATCTTGGCGCCGGTCACTTTGATTTTGTCTGCGTTAAGCACGACAACGAAATCGCCGGTATCAACATGAGGAGTAAACATTGCTTTGTCTTTTCCTCTGAGTTTGTTGGCGATCTGGGTAGCAAGGCGACCGAGTACCATATCTTCTGCATCAACTACGAACCATTCGCGGCTGATGTCTTCTTCTTTAGGAATATATGTCTTCATTAGAAATGCTCCTTACATGAAATCTGGGAAGGGGCTTTATACAAGCATTAACTGTCGGATGTCAAGCTTAAAAGTAGCCCTTTTTTACAGATTATGACTCTGCAACCAGTTTCTTGAGGGTTGCGAATGCTTTTTCAATTCCAGCGGGGTTGGTTCCACCGGCCTGCGCCATATCGGGCCTGCCGCCACCACCACCGCCTACCTCAGCTGCAACGGGTTTGATTAATGCGCCGGCCTTGAATCTATCGTGCAAGTCCTTGGTCACGGCGATAATCAGGGAAACTTTACCGTCATCAACCTGTGCGGCAAGGCAGAAGATACCGGAATCCATCTTGGATTTTAAGGCATCAGCCTGATCACGCAGGGCTTTGACATTGGTAACTTCGAGCTTGGCTGCGAGCAGTTTGACTCCGCCAATCTCTTCTACGGAACTCATGAGGTCCGCACCTGCACCGGAAGCCAATTTTGACTGAAGCTTGTCATTGGCCCGGGTCAGTTCCTTCACCTGAGACTGCAAAGCCGCGATTCTTGCGGTCAGCTGTCCCGGTGCTGCTTTGAGCATTGCGGAAGATTTTGCTACTTCAGCGCGCTGCTCCTGCAGAAATTTAAGAGAATTCCATCCGGTAGCGGCTTCGATGCGGCGGATACCCGCAGCTACGCCGGATTCGGACAGAATCATAAATGTTCCGGCTTCACCGGTCGCTTTGAGATGTGTTCCACCGCAAAGCTCCATGGATTCTCCCGGAATTTCAACTACTCTGACTACATCACCGTATTTTTCGCCGAACAATGCGGTGGCGCCTTTTTTGACAGCCTCGTCATTGCTCATCTCCTGTACGACAACGGGAGTGTCGCCCAGTATAGCACGGTTTACCTCATTTTCAACCTGACTGATTTCTTCGGTCGTCATGGCCGCAATGTGGGTGAAGTCAAAACGCAGTCTGTCAGGTCCCACCAGTGACCCGGACTGCTTTACGTGGTCTCCCAGAACATTTTTAAGAGCTGCGTGCAGCAGGTGTGTAACTGTGTGGTTACGCTCTGTTGCGGCTCTTGTTTCCTGGGAAACCTCAAGCTTGGCTTCCTGATCAATGAGCAGTTCGCCTTCACTTACGAAAATTTTAGATGCGGTAAGACCGGCGGAAGCCTTAACTGTTTCCAGCACTTCAGCATTACCTGTCATGGTTCCGACAGCTCCGGTGTCGCCCATCTGACCGCCTGATTCTCCGTAGAAAGGAGTAGCAGCTGTGATTATCCAGCCTCCCTGTCCCTGAGTCATGCGTTCAAGATGCTGCCCTTCTTCCGAAAGCAGATTAACAATACGTGATTCAGTGGACAGCTCGGAATACCCGGTGAAGCTGTTCTTGAGACCGGCTTCCAGAACCTGACGGAAAATAGCGCCGGAATTCTTTTCTCCGGAACCTTTCCACGCGGCCTTGGCGCGGTCTTTCTGTTCTTTCATCGCAGCATTAAAGCCGTCTTCATCAACCTGAAACCCCTGTTTTTCAGCAACATCATTGATAATGTCCAGCGGAAAACCAAAAGTATCATAGAGTTTGAAAGCGGTTTCACCGGTGATGACTTTTTCGCCCGCTTTGCCCAGTGCTTCCATTTCTTCTTCAAGGATGATCAGCCCTTTGTCTAGAGTCTGGCTGAAACGTTCTTCTTCTTCCTTGACCATGCGGGCCATGAAATCTTTGTTGCTCAGCAGTTCCGGGAACTGACCGCTCATCTGCTCAACAACCATACCGGTAGTTTCGTGCAGGAAAGGATCGGTCAGGCCGAGCAGGCGGCCAAAACGGAATGCGCGGCGGATTAAGCGGCGCAGCACGTAACCACGTCCTTCATTAGAAGGTAGGATCTGATCAGTGATCAGAAAAGCAATGGAGCGGGAATGGTCGGCGATAACCTGAAGAGCTGTATCGATTTCAGGGTCATCTTTATATTTAACGCCAGCTTTTTTGGCTACAGCCTGAATCATGGGCTGAAAAATATCGGTTTCGAAGTTGGACTGTACGCCCTGACAAACAGCAGTAATGCGCTCAAGGCCCATGCCTGTATCAATGGAGGGGCGCGGAAGCGGGACGCGGTTGCCTTCTTCGTCCTGGTCGTATTGCATGAACACGAGGTTCCAGATCTCAAGGTAGCGGTCACAATCACATTTGCCGATACCGCAGTTGGGGCCGCAGCTCATGTCCTCGCCCTGATCTATGTGTACTTCGGAGCAGGGACCGCAGGGGCCGGTGTCGCCCATGGACCAGAAGTTTTCTTTCTCACCGAGACGGTAAATACGTTCAGCGGGAAAGTTAACAGCTTTTTGCCACAGTTCATCCGCTTCATCGTCATCAGTATAAATGGTGACGTAAAGTTTATCTTTGGGGAGATTCAGTTCTTCAGTCAGGAATTTCCAGCAAAATTTAATGGCGTCTTCTTTGAAGTAGTCGCCAAAAGAAAAGTTTCCGAGCATTTCAAAGAAGGTGTGGTGACGAGCTGTACGGCCTACATTTTCAAGGTCGTTGTGCTTGCCGCCGACGCGCAGACATTTCTGGGAAGTTGTCGCCCGTACATAATCCCTTTTTTCCTGACCGAGGAAAGTGTTCTTGAACTGCACCATCCCTGCATTGGTAAAAAGCAGGGTCGGGTCGTCCTTGGGAACAAGGGAAGAGCTGTGTACGATTTTATGACCGTTCTTCTCGAAATACTTAAGGAATTTTTCTCTGATTTCACTGGCCTTCATGGCTGTCTCCGTAATAACTATAGCACCGAAAAGAGGTATTTCAATCCGGTTTTATTTCTGGTTCCCCGCCGAAGCGGGGTACCTTAAAAACTAAGTTGGGCCAACAGGCTTTACTCTGCCGGACCTTGTTCGTCAACCTTATCGTCTACATTCGCGTCGGGGTCCTCTTTGACGCCGAGGTGAATGAGCAGTTTATCTTCAATCTGCTGCCGCAGTTCCGGTGTTTCAAGAAGGAACTGACGTACGTTTTCCTTACCCTGTCCTAAACGTTCAGAGCCAAAAGCATACCATGCACCGGATTTGTCCACGACGCCGTGGTCAACTCCAAGGTCGAGCAGTTCTCCCTCGCGGGACATGCCTGTTCCGTAGAGAATATCCACCAGCGCTTCACGGAAGGGCGGCGCAACTTTGTTCTTAATAACCTTAATTCTTGTTCTGGAGCCGAAAACTTCATCCTTATCTTTAAGGGTCTGGATTCTACGGATATCCAAGCGTACTGAGGCGTAGAATTTCAGGGCGTTACCGCCGGAAGTTGTTTCGGGGCTGCCGTATCCTGTCATACCGATTTTCATACGTATCTGGTTGATGAAAAGTACGACAGCTTTGGATTTGTGGATGGTTCCGGTCAGTTTTCTAAGGGCATGTGACATAAGTCTTGCCTGTCCGCCGACCTGGGTTTCACCCATGTTTCCTTCAAGCTCGGCCTGAGGAATGAGTGCTGCAACGGAGTCAATGATCACAATATCGATGGCTCCTGAGCGTACCAGCAGGTCGGTAATCTCCAGAGCCTGTTCGCCGTAGTCCGGCTGGGAAATGAGCAGTTCGTCAGTGTTTACGCCAAGTCTTTTGGCGTATTTTACATCAAGGGCGTGCTCTGCATCAACAAATGCAGCTGTTCCGCCTGCTTTCTGGCATTCTGCGATAACATGCAGGGCAAGTGTTGTTTTACCGGAAGATTCCGGGCCGTATACCTCAGTGATTCTGCCCTTAGGGATGCCGCCGATGCCCAGAGCCATATCAAGGCTGATGGACCCGGTGGGAATCACTGGAATATTATGCGCTGCATCGGAATCAAGGCGCATGATTGAACCCTTACCAAACTTACGTTCAATGGTAGTCAGGGCTGTGCTTAAGGCCGCCTTGCGGAGTTCTTCGGGATTTACATTCTTTTTGCTCATTTTTTCTCCATATGGGTTGGACGTTCAACGTATCCTGTTCTTGCTTATTGTCACATGTACAAGGGGTACGGGGGCGGTTGTTCGTCCTTCTGCCTGCATGAACCGAATTTTCGACACAAGAGGCAAGTGATTTCCATATCAAACACATTCTGATTTTGCAATGGAAATGGACGTTCGGATTTTGTTGCGGTTTTTATGAAATGAGGTTACAGCCGCCCCATGAATAAACAATATGACGCTTTGGCCCTGTTTTCCGGGGGTCTCGACAGTATACTGGCCTGCAAGGTCATCCAAGATCAGGGGTTGAAAGTCTTAGGTCTGCATTTTATCACGCCTTTTTTCGGTAATCCCGAAAAGATTGATCACTGGCAGAAAATTTACGGTGTGGAAATCATTCCTGTAGACATCAGTGAAAAATATATTCAGATGATGATGGATGTGCCCGAACACGGTATGGGAAAGCTGGTCAATCCTTGTGTTGACTGTAAAATTATGATGATCAGCCATGCCAAAACCTTAATGAAAGAGTACGGGGCTAAATTTATCATTTCCGGTGAAGTTACCGGGCAGCGGCCGATGTCACAGCGTCCGCCTGTCCTTAATGCCATCCGCAACAGCTCCGGTACTGAAGATATACTTCTCCGTCCGCTCTGTGCACGTTCACAGCCCGAAAGCGCCGCGGAAAAGTCCGGTCTTGTCGACCGTGAAAAATTACCAAATATTTTTGGTCGCGGCCGTAAGGTTCAGCTACAGATGGCCAAAGAGTACGGTTTTTCAGAAATTCCCACTCCTGCCGGCGGTTGCAAGCTCACCGAGCAGGAGAATGCTGCCCGCTATTTCCCGCTTCTGCGGCGTCTTAATGAAGCGGACGTTAATTCTTTTCAACTCGCAATTACAGGACGGCAGTTCTGGGCCGGAAACAAGATGCTGGTTATCGGGCGCAATCAGAAGGACAATGAGCGCATTGAAGACCTTTATGAAGCGGATGATTATCTCTTTGAGGTTAGCGGCTTTCCCGGTCCGCTCAGCATCGGACGAGCCTATTGCGGTGATGAATGGACGCAGCAGGAAGTTCTCGACGCAGCAGCCATGACCGCTTCATTCTCGCCCAAGGCAGTTAAGTCCGGTGAGGAAATTCACGTGGCCGTTATCGGGCCTGAAGGGGAAATGGTTGTAAAGATTATGCCCAGTCGTGAGACTCCTTTTGCCCACCCCACACTTGACGGCCTGAAAGAATGGAAAAAAGAACGCGCAGAGGCAAAAAAGGCGTAAGAATCCTGAACTAGTTAACTGAAGCGTACCTTTTCGGCGAGGAAAAGCCTGTCGGAAATGCTTTAGTATTGAATCGCGACCTGTTATTATGTGCCGGATTTTAGGCAATAATTGAAACACGTCCGAAGTTTCATATCAAAAGCGCGTAGCGCATCAAAATTAAGGGATTTAAATGCTTTCCAATGTATTGTTCTTTGTTCTGAGTATCTTTCTGTTATGGTTCGGTGCCGACTGGATTGTAGAATCTGCTTCAAAGATTGCAAAGAAATACAAGGTGTCAGATCTGGTTATCGGATTGACAATTGTGGCTTTCGGTACATCCGCGCCTGAATTTTTGGTTACGGCCACTGCCGCATTCAAGGGACTTTCCGATATTTCCCTCTCGAATGTTGTGGGCTCCAATATTTTTAATCTGGGGTTCATTCTGGGCTTGATGGCCTTGATCAAGCCCCTGCCGACCAACAGGTCTTTGGCTTTGCGTGATGCACCGCTACTGCTGGCAACCACTGCCCTCATTCTGGGGCTGGCCTATTTTGATATGCTGGACCGTTCCGCCGGGATTATGCTGTTGTGTATCCTTGGCGGCTACATCGGCTACCTGATGGTTCATTCAAAAAGGGCGGCCGGCGCCATGGCCGGTATTGTGCCGGAAGTGGAAGATGATGACGGGACTGAATTGAGTGGCAAGGATTGGCTCAAATTACTGGTCGGATTCGTGGGTATCGCTTTGGGCGGGGAATTTATGGTTGATTCAGCCTCGGAGATTGCACGTCATTTCGGCGTTTCCAACTGGGTGATAGGTATGACTATCGTCGCGGCCGGAACTTCTCTGCCGGAGCTGGTTACCTGCCTTGCCGCTTCGCTGAAAGGTCGCAATGAAATGTTGCTCGGTAACCTGATTGGGAGTGACTTTTTTAATTTCGCTGGTGTTCTAGGTCTGACCTGCCTGATGCGGCCTCTGGAAGTTTCTCCGGACGCATTGCCAGGATTGACCGTACTGGTAGGAATGGTCGGGCTGGTGCTTGTTTTTATCCGAACAGGCTGGAAAGTCAGCAGACTGGAAGGTGCGATCCTCGTACTACTGAGCATAGGGCGATGGGTATTTGATTTTATGGGCTAGAATTTTTTTATACAAACCCCAAAAAAAAGACCGGCGGAGTAACTCTGCCGGTCTTTTTTTATTCATGCCAAGTCTTGATTATTTGGCAACCATAACGCTGGTTGCTTTAATCATGGCTTTGATATCATCACCTTTTTTAAGTCCCATTCTTTCAACGGAATTTTTAGTGATGATAGATACTACTTCCACTCCCGGAGCAACTTCAATTACAACCTCGGCATTAACCATGCCAACAGTGATTTCTTTGATTTTTCCGGGGATAAGATTTCTTGCGCTAAGTTCCATTATAATCTCCTTTTTTTTATTTTCATGCAAATTGAACCTTTTAAAAAGATACGTCAAGTTAGTAAATAATAATATTAACTTTATTTCACCAATATTATTGGCGCTGAAAGAGGTTCCATAATCCCTCGCATTTCATTTTTATATAACGTATGGGTATACTGAGAAAAGTTAATTCGTCAGGAATAAGGAGTTACTCATGTCGCAGAGTTCAAGCGGTGCTTTCAGACATCCCAAGCCATTTTATCTACTCTTCTCCGTGGAAATGTGGGAACGGTTCGGTTATTACGGGATGCAGGCCCTTCTGGTCTTATTTATGGTCAAGAAGCTGGGGTTCGATGATAATCTGGCGGACCAGACCTTTAGCGCTTTTGCCGCGCTTGTTTATGCATTTATCTGCGCAGGTGGATATATCGGGGATAAAATTCTCGGTAATCGCCGGACCATGTTTTTGGGGGCTGCTGTGCTGGCTGCCGGATACGGACTGCTGGGATTCGACTGCGAAAGGTTTCTTTATCCGGCACTGGGAATCATCATTGCCGGGAACGGATTGTTTAAGGCCAACCCCTCGGCGCTGGTTTCCAAGCTTTATGAAAAAGGCGACTCGCAGGTGGACGGCGCTTTTACTCTCTATTACATGGCGATTAATGTCGGTTCGTTTGCGGCTATGTCTCTTTGTCCCATCATTCAAAAACATTATGGCTGGGATGCCGGATTTTTTACCTGCTTTATCGGTATGGGCATAGCCATAATCAACTTCATTGTTTTTCGTTCCATTCTTGATCCCATCGGTTCAGATCCTGATTTTGAACCGCTGAATATTAAAAAACTGTTACTGACCGTGATCGGGACCGCAGGCATTGCCGGTATTTCAGCTTTACTGCTGGTTCATCTAACTCTTGCCCATGAAATTCTTTACGGCGCTCTTGTGGTTGTTGCCGTTCTTTATGTGCGTGAAATTATGCGCGCCGAGCCTCACGAAAAGGCCAATCTCATCATCTGCTTGATTCTTATGGCCGAAGCGATTGTTTTCTTCGCCCTTTATCAGCAGATGCCCACTTCTCTTAATCTTTTCGCTGCCCGCAATGTAAATCCTTATATCTTCGGCATTCCGGTGGAAGCGGCTTCTTTTCAGGCTTTGAATCCGTTTTGGGTCATGGTCCTGAGTCCCGTACTGGCCGTTCTTTATGCCCGTCTGGATCGCGGCGGCAGGGATCTTTCACTTCCCGGTAAATTTGCGCTGGGCATGATGATGTGCTGCGCTGCATTCATGACGCTTGCGTTTGTTGCCAAATATCATGCCGATGCAAACGGTTTTGTTTCCGGTAACTGGCTGGTGTTGAGTTATGGCTTTCAAAGCCTCGGCGAGTTGCTGGTCAGCGGACTCGGTCTGGCGATGGTGGCTCGTTTGACCCCGGAACGCTCCATGGGGTTCATGATGGGGGCATGGTTTATGTTTCAGTCGGTGGCAATGGTTATCGGCGGAGAGATAGCCACCATGGCGAGTGTTCCCGAACACGGGGTGACTGCTA is a window of Maridesulfovibrio sp. DNA encoding:
- a CDS encoding HDOD domain-containing protein, which encodes MSGREPLYDKIFFARQPILKADQSLWGYELLFRNSHEATSADISDSYKATLMVAADLCAAPGENIPDNVKIVVNFSHKAIMDKVPYSLPARKTVVQIPETTPPTPNLIKALKELSKDGFCIAIDDFEARPQGEFLIAYADAIIVDFLSSSEAKLEKICQMCGQYETELIAKRVETTEQYQLARKLGFSLFQGFYFKRPENVNGRKLRSGEIVKLKLLKLIEDPSPDFQVMAEALQNDVSISFRLLTLLNSPTFGFSQKITSIKQALVLAGWKMLKNWLRVILLTDLNPEGKSRELPQLATQRAKFLQLVAERSDKDIAPDSMFLLGLFSLLEAMFDLPMKELTGYLPLEAEVKAALCDEENVYSRYLELTTFFESGEWDNLEILLGELQLDPIQVSKSYYEATRWANSFFQIPGTA
- a CDS encoding oligopeptide:H+ symporter, with amino-acid sequence MSQSSSGAFRHPKPFYLLFSVEMWERFGYYGMQALLVLFMVKKLGFDDNLADQTFSAFAALVYAFICAGGYIGDKILGNRRTMFLGAAVLAAGYGLLGFDCERFLYPALGIIIAGNGLFKANPSALVSKLYEKGDSQVDGAFTLYYMAINVGSFAAMSLCPIIQKHYGWDAGFFTCFIGMGIAIINFIVFRSILDPIGSDPDFEPLNIKKLLLTVIGTAGIAGISALLLVHLTLAHEILYGALVVVAVLYVREIMRAEPHEKANLIICLILMAEAIVFFALYQQMPTSLNLFAARNVNPYIFGIPVEAASFQALNPFWVMVLSPVLAVLYARLDRGGRDLSLPGKFALGMMMCCAAFMTLAFVAKYHADANGFVSGNWLVLSYGFQSLGELLVSGLGLAMVARLTPERSMGFMMGAWFMFQSVAMVIGGEIATMASVPEHGVTAMQSLQIYDSLFLKIGTATGAIGLVMTAFVPVLKKYIRD
- a CDS encoding TOBE domain-containing protein, producing the protein MELSARNLIPGKIKEITVGMVNAEVVIEVAPGVEVVSIITKNSVERMGLKKGDDIKAMIKATSVMVAK
- the rpsI gene encoding 30S ribosomal protein S9, which translates into the protein MSKDFNYATGRRKNAVARTRLYEGTGAITVNGKPYEDYFPRKTLQMIVQQPLKLTKNLGKFDIKVNADGGGVAGQAQAVRHGISRALLEVDPELRPILKRAGLLTRDARKKERKKYGQPGARAKFQYSKR
- the rplM gene encoding 50S ribosomal protein L13 — translated: MKTYIPKEEDISREWFVVDAEDMVLGRLATQIANKLRGKDKAMFTPHVDTGDFVVVLNADKIKVTGAKMDKKYYYKHTNHPGGLKSRTLRVMLEKNPEVVIETAVRGMLPKSSLGREMIKKLKVYAGTDHPHTAQQPKVLEF
- the recA gene encoding recombinase RecA produces the protein MSKKNVNPEELRKAALSTALTTIERKFGKGSIMRLDSDAAHNIPVIPTGSISLDMALGIGGIPKGRITEVYGPESSGKTTLALHVIAECQKAGGTAAFVDAEHALDVKYAKRLGVNTDELLISQPDYGEQALEITDLLVRSGAIDIVIIDSVAALIPQAELEGNMGETQVGGQARLMSHALRKLTGTIHKSKAVVLFINQIRMKIGMTGYGSPETTSGGNALKFYASVRLDIRRIQTLKDKDEVFGSRTRIKVIKNKVAPPFREALVDILYGTGMSREGELLDLGVDHGVVDKSGAWYAFGSERLGQGKENVRQFLLETPELRQQIEDKLLIHLGVKEDPDANVDDKVDEQGPAE
- the alaS gene encoding alanine--tRNA ligase, producing the protein MKASEIREKFLKYFEKNGHKIVHSSSLVPKDDPTLLFTNAGMVQFKNTFLGQEKRDYVRATTSQKCLRVGGKHNDLENVGRTARHHTFFEMLGNFSFGDYFKEDAIKFCWKFLTEELNLPKDKLYVTIYTDDDEADELWQKAVNFPAERIYRLGEKENFWSMGDTGPCGPCSEVHIDQGEDMSCGPNCGIGKCDCDRYLEIWNLVFMQYDQDEEGNRVPLPRPSIDTGMGLERITAVCQGVQSNFETDIFQPMIQAVAKKAGVKYKDDPEIDTALQVIADHSRSIAFLITDQILPSNEGRGYVLRRLIRRAFRFGRLLGLTDPFLHETTGMVVEQMSGQFPELLSNKDFMARMVKEEEERFSQTLDKGLIILEEEMEALGKAGEKVITGETAFKLYDTFGFPLDIINDVAEKQGFQVDEDGFNAAMKEQKDRAKAAWKGSGEKNSGAIFRQVLEAGLKNSFTGYSELSTESRIVNLLSEEGQHLERMTQGQGGWIITAATPFYGESGGQMGDTGAVGTMTGNAEVLETVKASAGLTASKIFVSEGELLIDQEAKLEVSQETRAATERNHTVTHLLHAALKNVLGDHVKQSGSLVGPDRLRFDFTHIAAMTTEEISQVENEVNRAILGDTPVVVQEMSNDEAVKKGATALFGEKYGDVVRVVEIPGESMELCGGTHLKATGEAGTFMILSESGVAAGIRRIEAATGWNSLKFLQEQRAEVAKSSAMLKAAPGQLTARIAALQSQVKELTRANDKLQSKLASGAGADLMSSVEEIGGVKLLAAKLEVTNVKALRDQADALKSKMDSGIFCLAAQVDDGKVSLIIAVTKDLHDRFKAGALIKPVAAEVGGGGGGRPDMAQAGGTNPAGIEKAFATLKKLVAES
- a CDS encoding tRNA(5-methylaminomethyl-2-thiouridylate) methyltransferase encodes the protein MNKQYDALALFSGGLDSILACKVIQDQGLKVLGLHFITPFFGNPEKIDHWQKIYGVEIIPVDISEKYIQMMMDVPEHGMGKLVNPCVDCKIMMISHAKTLMKEYGAKFIISGEVTGQRPMSQRPPVLNAIRNSSGTEDILLRPLCARSQPESAAEKSGLVDREKLPNIFGRGRKVQLQMAKEYGFSEIPTPAGGCKLTEQENAARYFPLLRRLNEADVNSFQLAITGRQFWAGNKMLVIGRNQKDNERIEDLYEADDYLFEVSGFPGPLSIGRAYCGDEWTQQEVLDAAAMTASFSPKAVKSGEEIHVAVIGPEGEMVVKIMPSRETPFAHPTLDGLKEWKKERAEAKKA
- a CDS encoding calcium/sodium antiporter, translated to MLSNVLFFVLSIFLLWFGADWIVESASKIAKKYKVSDLVIGLTIVAFGTSAPEFLVTATAAFKGLSDISLSNVVGSNIFNLGFILGLMALIKPLPTNRSLALRDAPLLLATTALILGLAYFDMLDRSAGIMLLCILGGYIGYLMVHSKRAAGAMAGIVPEVEDDDGTELSGKDWLKLLVGFVGIALGGEFMVDSASEIARHFGVSNWVIGMTIVAAGTSLPELVTCLAASLKGRNEMLLGNLIGSDFFNFAGVLGLTCLMRPLEVSPDALPGLTVLVGMVGLVLVFIRTGWKVSRLEGAILVLLSIGRWVFDFMG